In the genome of Persephonella sp. KM09-Lau-8, one region contains:
- a CDS encoding nucleotidyltransferase domain-containing protein, whose amino-acid sequence MKTQKIKTIEDLKQFLKEFFKDENVKVYLFGSRAEGKNTEHSDIDLAFESNKDISQRLSQLKYILEESNLPYKVDIVDLKNAPYLRKTVKEKGKRWL is encoded by the coding sequence ATGAAAACGCAAAAAATAAAAACAATTGAAGATTTAAAGCAGTTTTTAAAAGAATTTTTTAAAGATGAAAATGTAAAAGTATATCTTTTTGGTTCACGGGCAGAAGGAAAAAATACAGAACATTCAGATATAGATCTGGCATTTGAATCAAATAAAGATATAAGCCAAAGATTATCACAGCTAAAATATATACTTGAAGAGAGCAATCTCCCTTATAAAGTAGATATAGTGGATTTAAAAAATGCACCGTATTTAAGAAAAACCGTAAAAGAAAAAGGAAAAAGATGGCTTTAA
- the hypD gene encoding hydrogenase formation protein HypD, with product MQQVDYLKDFRDSKRIQALAKLIRKEADRPLNIMEVCGGHTHTIMKYGLKQLLPEEIDFIHGPGCPVCIMPKERIDHAIALVQDENNIIATLGDMIRVPGSKSSLQKERAKGKNVKMVYAPFDILKIAKENPDKNVIYFAIGFETTTPMTAALIEKVIQENIKNIYFHINHVLVPPPVKAIMDSGEAKIDAFIGPSHVSVIAGAKIYKEFVDLYNTPVVVAGFEPVDIMESILWIIRQFKENRREVEIQYKRAVTWEGNTKAQEMINKYMEPRENFRWRGIGDIPYSALKLKDEYADLDAEKVFVDILPNEPIDDHKLCICGDILKGVAKPYECKVFGTACTPQNPLGSCMVSSEGACAAYYKYGKLELV from the coding sequence ATGCAACAGGTTGATTATCTCAAAGACTTTAGAGATTCAAAAAGAATTCAAGCTTTAGCAAAACTAATTAGAAAGGAAGCAGACAGACCATTAAACATAATGGAAGTTTGTGGAGGACATACACATACCATAATGAAGTATGGTTTAAAACAATTACTACCTGAAGAAATAGACTTTATCCATGGTCCTGGTTGTCCTGTCTGCATAATGCCCAAAGAAAGAATAGACCACGCAATAGCATTGGTGCAGGATGAGAATAATATAATAGCAACCCTTGGGGATATGATTAGAGTTCCAGGCTCAAAAAGCTCCCTCCAAAAAGAAAGGGCAAAGGGAAAAAATGTAAAAATGGTCTATGCCCCATTTGATATTCTCAAAATAGCAAAAGAAAATCCAGATAAAAACGTTATATATTTTGCAATAGGATTTGAAACCACAACTCCTATGACAGCGGCTCTAATTGAAAAAGTTATTCAAGAGAACATCAAAAATATTTACTTTCATATAAACCATGTCCTTGTTCCTCCCCCTGTCAAAGCGATAATGGACAGTGGAGAAGCAAAGATAGATGCTTTCATAGGTCCCTCCCATGTATCTGTAATAGCAGGGGCAAAAATATACAAAGAGTTTGTTGATTTATATAACACTCCTGTTGTCGTAGCAGGATTTGAACCTGTGGATATTATGGAAAGTATTTTATGGATTATTAGACAATTTAAAGAAAACAGAAGAGAAGTAGAAATCCAGTACAAAAGGGCTGTTACCTGGGAAGGAAATACAAAAGCACAAGAAATGATAAATAAATATATGGAGCCCCGAGAAAACTTCAGATGGAGAGGAATAGGAGATATTCCATATTCAGCATTAAAGCTAAAAGATGAATATGCAGATTTAGATGCAGAGAAAGTTTTCGTTGATATACTTCCAAATGAACCAATTGACGACCATAAACTTTGTATATGTGGAGATATTTTAAAAGGTGTGGCTAAACCTTATGAATGCAAAGTTTTTGGAACTGCCTGCACACCTCAAAATCCACTTGGTTCTTGCATGGTATCTTCAGAAGGAGCCTGTGCTGCTTATTATAAATATGGCAAGTTAGAACTGGTTTAA
- a CDS encoding PIN domain-containing protein, translating to MEYVFLDTNILIYAFSEDEQDKRIIANKILLEENCLISTQVINELSSILYKKFKLDYQNALNVIDEILTIVDVTQFEIATIKKAHLIKHKYKYSYYDSLIISTALENNCKILYSEDMQHKQIIENKTVIINPFERRR from the coding sequence ATGGAATATGTTTTTTTAGACACGAATATTTTGATTTATGCATTTTCGGAAGATGAACAAGATAAAAGAATAATTGCAAATAAAATATTATTAGAAGAAAATTGTTTGATATCTACTCAAGTCATTAATGAGTTATCCAGTATTTTATACAAAAAATTCAAATTGGATTATCAAAATGCACTAAATGTTATAGATGAAATTTTGACAATAGTAGATGTAACTCAATTTGAAATAGCAACCATAAAAAAAGCACATTTAATTAAACATAAGTATAAATATAGTTATTATGATTCTCTAATTATTTCAACGGCTTTAGAAAATAATTGTAAGATTCTGTACAGTGAAGATATGCAGCATAAACAGATAATTGAAAATAAGACGGTAATAATAAATCCATTTGAGAGAAGAAGATGA
- a CDS encoding DUF433 domain-containing protein, with protein MKYKYIERNPNILGGKPVFKGTRIPVYLILDFLLAGETIDNILENYPQLLKKLY; from the coding sequence ATGAAATATAAATATATAGAAAGAAATCCAAATATTCTTGGTGGAAAACCAGTTTTTAAAGGAACAAGAATTCCTGTCTATCTGATTTTAGACTTTTTATTAGCTGGTGAAACTATAGATAACATTTTAGAAAACTATCCTCAGCTTTTAAAGAAGCTATATTAG
- a CDS encoding PIN domain-containing protein translates to MKIFLDTNILLDLLLDRKNSYEASIILNSVDVGLFEGYISDITLVNINYIAKKQKKENEIKEFLILLLEAMEICTPDTNLIYEALKLENKDFEDNIQYLLAKKYKCDCLITNDKDLKFDDIEILDSKSFIDKYLR, encoded by the coding sequence GTGAAGATATTTTTAGATACAAATATACTTTTAGACCTCTTGCTTGATAGAAAAAATAGTTATGAAGCCTCAATAATTTTAAATAGTGTAGATGTAGGACTATTTGAAGGATATATCTCGGATATTACATTGGTAAATATAAATTACATTGCAAAAAAGCAAAAGAAAGAGAATGAAATAAAAGAATTTTTAATTTTATTACTGGAGGCAATGGAAATTTGCACTCCAGATACAAATCTAATATATGAAGCATTAAAATTAGAAAATAAAGATTTTGAAGATAATATCCAATATCTATTAGCAAAAAAGTATAAATGCGATTGCTTGATTACTAATGACAAAGATTTAAAATTCGATGATATTGAAATTCTGGATAGTAAAAGTTTTATTGATAAATATTTAAGGTAA
- a CDS encoding type II toxin-antitoxin system Phd/YefM family antitoxin → MKVLNISQAQKNFTKILNESTLIIDNKKKEKKAVIIPYKEYLKLISQCQNKEDLLNMLSTGKFSKFRGMLDKNLKINDDRYNNIVQD, encoded by the coding sequence ATGAAAGTTTTAAACATAAGTCAGGCTCAAAAAAATTTTACAAAAATACTGAATGAAAGCACATTAATAATTGATAATAAAAAGAAAGAAAAAAAGGCAGTAATCATTCCATATAAAGAATACCTAAAATTAATCTCTCAATGTCAGAATAAAGAAGATTTGTTAAATATGTTATCTACAGGAAAGTTTTCCAAATTTAGAGGCATGTTAGATAAAAATCTCAAAATAAACGATGACAGATACAACAACATAGTTCAGGATTAA
- a CDS encoding thermonuclease family protein: MKKKSGISLILAIIILVGGYILESKFPGAAKLLKSITTSEKSTNQKTAKLTPGEYTAEVKKVSDGDTIVVNVNGEKAKLRLLWIDTPEKSEGYKLLNDADKCGVSKRKMRELGQKATAYAKRNFHAKDKVKIKIEGQGDFKRYLALIWNKKGELYNEEVIKDGYACIYTKKKYPKYLENLLAEAKKKRKGLWKDYYKIMNCLCYENRKK, translated from the coding sequence ATGAAGAAAAAAAGTGGTATTTCTTTAATTCTGGCAATAATTATTCTTGTTGGGGGGTATATATTAGAGTCTAAATTTCCCGGAGCTGCAAAACTGCTAAAATCAATAACAACTTCCGAAAAAAGCACAAATCAGAAAACAGCAAAACTCACACCAGGAGAATACACAGCAGAAGTAAAAAAAGTATCTGATGGGGATACTATAGTAGTTAATGTAAATGGAGAAAAAGCAAAGCTAAGGCTTTTATGGATAGACACTCCAGAAAAAAGTGAAGGATACAAACTACTAAATGATGCAGATAAATGTGGAGTCTCAAAAAGAAAAATGAGGGAACTGGGACAAAAAGCCACAGCTTATGCCAAAAGAAATTTTCACGCAAAAGATAAAGTAAAAATTAAAATAGAAGGTCAGGGAGACTTCAAAAGATATCTTGCATTGATATGGAATAAAAAGGGAGAACTTTATAACGAAGAAGTGATTAAAGATGGATATGCCTGCATATACACAAAGAAAAAATATCCTAAATATCTGGAAAACCTTCTTGCAGAAGCTAAGAAAAAAAGGAAAGGTTTATGGAAGGATTACTATAAAATAATGAATTGTTTATGCTATGAAAATAGAAAAAAGTAA
- the hypE gene encoding hydrogenase expression/formation protein HypE, translating into MKQILLSHGGGGEETQKLIKELFFKHFSNPILESMEDAAVLDMNSKLAFTTDSFTVSPIFFKGGNIGKLAIAGTVNDLAMMGAKPKYLSCSFIIEEGLLFEELEEIVKSMAEEMNKTGVQIVTGDTKVVPKGSADKIFINTTGIGEIVYEGISAHNIKEGDVILVSGTMGDHGACIMAQREGIELEGDIASDCASLWPLVEDLINAGITIKTMRDPTRGGLSAVLNEWAEQSNIGIEVEEEKIPVKDEIQGLCELLGLEPYTLANEGKLILAVPENEAEKALEVMKNNELGKDAQIIGKAISNYKGKVILKSPYGSKRIMEPPAGELLPRIC; encoded by the coding sequence ATGAAACAGATACTCTTATCCCACGGCGGTGGAGGAGAAGAAACTCAAAAACTAATAAAAGAGCTATTTTTTAAACATTTTTCAAATCCTATTTTAGAAAGTATGGAAGATGCAGCAGTTTTAGACATGAACTCAAAACTTGCCTTTACAACAGATAGTTTCACAGTATCACCTATTTTCTTTAAAGGTGGAAACATAGGGAAACTAGCTATAGCTGGAACAGTTAACGACCTTGCCATGATGGGAGCAAAACCCAAATATTTAAGCTGTTCCTTTATTATAGAAGAAGGACTACTGTTTGAAGAATTAGAAGAAATTGTTAAATCGATGGCAGAAGAAATGAACAAAACAGGAGTGCAGATAGTCACAGGGGATACAAAAGTAGTTCCAAAAGGTTCAGCAGACAAGATTTTTATAAACACAACAGGAATTGGAGAGATAGTTTATGAAGGAATTTCAGCACACAACATAAAAGAAGGAGATGTTATCTTAGTTTCTGGAACAATGGGAGACCACGGAGCCTGTATAATGGCTCAAAGGGAAGGAATAGAGCTTGAAGGAGATATAGCCTCTGATTGCGCTTCTTTATGGCCACTGGTGGAAGATTTAATTAATGCAGGAATAACCATAAAAACAATGAGAGATCCAACAAGAGGAGGACTATCAGCAGTTTTAAATGAATGGGCAGAGCAGTCAAATATTGGAATAGAAGTAGAAGAGGAAAAAATCCCTGTAAAAGATGAAATTCAAGGGCTCTGTGAACTTCTTGGACTTGAACCTTATACACTGGCAAACGAAGGAAAATTAATATTAGCTGTTCCTGAAAACGAAGCAGAAAAAGCTCTGGAAGTTATGAAAAATAATGAACTTGGAAAAGACGCCCAAATAATAGGAAAAGCAATTTCCAACTACAAAGGAAAAGTAATCCTGAAATCCCCTTATGGCTCAAAAAGAATAATGGAACCACCTGCAGGAGAACTTTTGCCAAGGATTTGTTAA
- a CDS encoding DUF6516 family protein has product MANLEKLQKIAQLEFKEIIRYSYIKDYKLRIILIDGSFIDTFLSQKLKNKFGFHWECIDGKIFRYDNFPDRKAKKLKSFPYHFHFEEQSNIQEPPFRTDIENGFRDFLRFVQDKIKENT; this is encoded by the coding sequence ATGGCTAATTTGGAAAAACTCCAAAAGATTGCACAGCTGGAATTTAAAGAAATTATAAGGTATTCGTATATAAAAGATTATAAACTTCGAATAATCCTAATTGACGGAAGTTTTATTGATACCTTTTTATCGCAAAAATTAAAAAATAAATTTGGTTTTCACTGGGAATGTATCGATGGAAAAATTTTTAGATATGATAATTTTCCAGATAGAAAAGCAAAGAAATTAAAAAGTTTTCCCTATCATTTTCATTTTGAAGAACAAAGTAATATACAAGAGCCTCCTTTCAGAACAGATATAGAAAATGGATTTAGAGATTTTTTAAGATTTGTCCAAGATAAAATCAAAGAAAATACATGA
- a CDS encoding HypC/HybG/HupF family hydrogenase formation chaperone, translated as MCLSIPSKIVEILPDNYAIVDTMGVKRKVSLDLMSEPVEVGDYVLIHVGYAMTKMSEEDALESLKVYEEIIKHIEEEENL; from the coding sequence ATGTGTTTATCAATACCATCAAAGATTGTTGAAATACTTCCTGATAATTATGCAATAGTAGATACAATGGGGGTTAAAAGGAAAGTATCTTTAGACCTTATGTCTGAACCAGTTGAAGTTGGAGATTATGTTTTAATCCATGTAGGATATGCAATGACAAAAATGAGTGAGGAAGATGCCCTTGAAAGTTTAAAAGTTTACGAAGAGATTATAAAACATATAGAGGAAGAGGAAAATTTGTAA
- a CDS encoding HI0074 family nucleotidyltransferase substrate-binding subunit gives MALKKRLEDFEKAFGRLKESYEETLKHKEDDYYTFFRDSTIQRFEFTVEIMWKTLKNFLYEHSGIDCKSPKGCIRDFFSAGYLTEDETTTLLEMIDDRNMTSHTYHEEVAEKIFKDLHIYLPIIEKILDKLKEHTRNA, from the coding sequence ATGGCTTTAAAAAAGAGATTAGAAGATTTTGAAAAGGCATTTGGGAGATTAAAAGAATCCTATGAAGAAACTTTAAAACATAAAGAAGATGATTACTATACATTTTTCAGAGACTCAACGATTCAGCGTTTCGAGTTTACAGTTGAAATTATGTGGAAAACGTTAAAAAACTTCCTCTATGAACATTCAGGTATTGATTGTAAATCTCCTAAAGGTTGTATTAGGGATTTCTTTTCAGCAGGATATTTAACGGAAGACGAAACGACAACTTTACTTGAAATGATAGATGATAGGAATATGACTTCACATACTTATCACGAGGAGGTTGCTGAAAAGATATTTAAAGATCTGCATATTTATTTACCTATTATAGAAAAGATTTTAGATAAACTAAAGGAACATACCAGAAATGCATGA
- the hypF gene encoding carbamoyltransferase HypF: MKKHLKIHLTGAVQGVGFRPFVYNLAKKYSLNGYVINDTHGVIIEIEGEEENINSFLISLQTEKPPLAHIFSQEIEELPLSNFKDFEIRKSDTKGRKEVFILPDISTCDECLKELNSPKDRRYRYPFINCTNCGPRFTIIEKLPYDRPNTTMKKFKMCLECEKEYKDPSDRRFHAQPNACPVCGPHITLYTSDKQFVSEKEQALKDTIELLKQGKILAIKGIGGFHLVCDATNDKAIKILRERKKRGEKPFAIMFRDINQIREYADITPFEEAIILSPEKPIVVVKSKGNTDLSKEVAPYLDRIGVFLPYSPLHHLLLNDFGKPLVMTSANLSDEPIVKDNEEAFEKLSIFTDYILTHNRDIKNRVDDSVVRIINKKISFIRRSRGYAPLPVKLPFNLNKKVLAVGGHQKNTIAIGFDDKAFLSQHIGDLETIDACRNFEEIIYSFFELYDFQPEVVIADLHPRYHSTQWAKEFSQKNNILLIQIQHHYAHALSLMVENQIEDEPIFAVCWDGTGYGEDGNLWGGEFLISDYKEYKRVYHFDYFRLIGGEKAVKEPRRVALSLLFEIFGKDLPDIATTRAFKEKEIELLYKTWEKGLNSPLSSSVGRLFDAVASILDIRQILSYEGQSGMIMENFYDWNIKDFYPFEIKETVNWEPIFQGIIQDRSDISVKISRFINTLAHIAIEVYKKNGKGIKLGLSGGVFQNKPLTEKIIQLAEKEGIQVLTHKKVPANDGGLSLGQLVYSENL, translated from the coding sequence ATGAAAAAACACTTGAAAATTCATCTTACAGGAGCAGTTCAGGGAGTAGGTTTTAGGCCTTTTGTTTATAATCTGGCGAAAAAATATAGTTTAAATGGTTATGTTATAAATGATACCCATGGAGTAATTATTGAAATAGAAGGAGAAGAAGAAAACATAAACAGCTTCCTGATCTCCCTTCAAACAGAAAAACCACCCCTTGCCCATATATTTTCTCAGGAAATAGAAGAACTACCCTTATCAAACTTTAAAGATTTTGAAATCAGAAAATCAGACACAAAAGGGAGAAAAGAAGTTTTTATTCTCCCTGATATATCAACCTGTGATGAATGTTTAAAAGAACTAAATAGCCCGAAAGACAGGCGATACAGATATCCATTTATTAACTGCACAAATTGTGGACCCCGTTTCACTATAATTGAGAAACTGCCTTATGATAGACCTAATACCACTATGAAAAAATTCAAAATGTGTCTTGAATGTGAAAAAGAGTATAAAGACCCATCAGACAGAAGATTTCACGCCCAGCCTAATGCCTGTCCTGTTTGTGGACCCCACATAACCCTTTATACATCAGATAAACAGTTTGTGAGCGAAAAAGAACAGGCTTTGAAAGATACAATAGAACTTCTTAAACAAGGAAAAATCCTTGCAATTAAAGGGATAGGAGGATTTCATTTGGTTTGCGATGCTACAAATGATAAAGCCATAAAAATCCTTAGAGAAAGGAAAAAAAGAGGAGAAAAACCTTTTGCAATAATGTTTAGGGATATTAATCAGATAAGAGAGTATGCAGATATCACACCATTTGAAGAAGCCATTATACTATCCCCTGAAAAACCAATAGTAGTTGTTAAATCAAAAGGAAACACAGATTTAAGCAAAGAAGTGGCACCTTATTTGGATAGAATTGGTGTTTTTCTGCCTTACTCTCCTCTTCATCATCTTTTACTGAATGATTTTGGAAAACCACTTGTTATGACTTCTGCAAATCTCTCAGACGAGCCTATAGTCAAAGACAATGAAGAGGCATTTGAAAAACTATCAATTTTTACAGATTACATACTAACCCATAACAGAGATATCAAAAATCGTGTTGATGATAGCGTAGTTCGGATAATTAACAAAAAAATTTCCTTTATCAGACGTTCAAGGGGATATGCCCCTTTACCAGTAAAACTGCCATTTAATCTAAATAAAAAAGTCCTTGCTGTCGGAGGACATCAGAAAAATACAATAGCTATTGGATTTGATGACAAAGCATTTTTAAGCCAACATATTGGAGATTTAGAGACTATTGATGCATGCAGGAATTTTGAGGAGATAATTTATTCATTTTTTGAGCTTTATGATTTTCAGCCCGAGGTTGTGATTGCAGATTTGCATCCCAGATACCACTCTACCCAATGGGCAAAAGAATTTTCTCAAAAAAATAATATCCTATTAATCCAGATTCAGCATCATTACGCCCATGCACTTTCCTTAATGGTAGAAAATCAGATAGAAGACGAACCTATATTTGCTGTTTGTTGGGATGGAACAGGATATGGAGAGGATGGAAATTTGTGGGGTGGTGAATTTTTAATTTCTGATTACAAAGAATATAAAAGAGTTTACCATTTTGATTATTTTAGGCTTATAGGTGGAGAAAAAGCAGTAAAAGAACCTCGTCGGGTTGCCCTATCACTTTTATTTGAAATTTTTGGGAAAGATTTACCAGATATCGCAACCACAAGGGCTTTTAAAGAAAAGGAGATTGAACTTTTATATAAAACATGGGAAAAAGGTTTGAATTCCCCGTTATCTTCCTCAGTAGGAAGACTTTTTGATGCAGTAGCTTCTATTTTGGATATAAGACAGATTTTATCCTATGAAGGACAATCAGGAATGATAATGGAAAATTTTTATGACTGGAATATAAAAGATTTTTATCCATTTGAGATAAAAGAAACTGTTAATTGGGAACCTATTTTTCAGGGAATCATACAGGATAGGTCAGATATTTCAGTAAAAATATCCAGATTTATAAATACACTGGCTCATATAGCTATAGAAGTTTATAAAAAAAATGGGAAAGGTATAAAACTTGGCTTATCTGGAGGAGTTTTCCAAAATAAACCCTTAACAGAAAAAATTATCCAGTTAGCTGAAAAAGAAGGGATACAGGTTTTAACCCACAAAAAAGTCCCTGCAAACGATGGAGGACTCTCCTTAGGCCAGCTGGTTTATAGTGAAAATCTTTAA
- a CDS encoding type II toxin-antitoxin system RelE/ParE family toxin: MYKLKISEVAEKDLEKFSVDERVFIAEKLKYLAENFEILKKTKKVNKLQGYDKYYRYIISRKIRAIFEVEGNKIIILILRVGKRKDIYKDLEF; encoded by the coding sequence ATGTATAAACTAAAAATTTCAGAAGTGGCAGAAAAAGATTTAGAAAAATTTTCTGTTGATGAAAGAGTTTTTATAGCAGAAAAACTCAAATATTTAGCAGAAAATTTTGAAATTCTGAAAAAAACTAAAAAAGTTAATAAGCTCCAAGGATACGATAAATACTACAGATATATAATATCTCGAAAAATAAGGGCAATATTTGAGGTTGAAGGAAATAAGATTATAATCCTTATACTTAGAGTTGGCAAAAGAAAGGATATATATAAGGATTTAGAATTTTGA
- the hypA gene encoding hydrogenase maturation nickel metallochaperone HypA has product MHEFSVVQSLMGLIEQNAMQNNAKSVSKVVVKIGKMSGIEPHLLKIAFDTFKEKTICENAQLEMIIQDVVAKCEDCGKEFIIENNRFICPFCEGYNLQIIDGEDMYLLSLELEV; this is encoded by the coding sequence ATGCATGAGTTTTCTGTAGTTCAGAGCTTGATGGGATTGATAGAGCAGAATGCAATGCAGAATAATGCAAAATCTGTTTCTAAAGTAGTTGTCAAAATTGGCAAAATGTCAGGTATAGAGCCCCATCTTTTGAAAATTGCGTTCGACACGTTTAAAGAAAAAACTATCTGTGAGAATGCCCAGTTGGAGATGATTATTCAGGATGTAGTGGCAAAATGCGAAGACTGTGGAAAAGAGTTTATTATTGAAAATAATAGATTTATCTGTCCCTTCTGCGAAGGATACAATCTACAGATAATAGACGGGGAAGATATGTATTTATTAAGTTTGGAGCTTGAAGTTTAA
- a CDS encoding ribbon-helix-helix domain-containing protein produces the protein MATVKKLISMEESLAKELENISKILEIPQSEIVERALDFYLDYIDGMIAEKVSKGIREGKIKVKDADEVFKRLGIDV, from the coding sequence ATGGCTACAGTAAAAAAACTTATAAGCATGGAAGAAAGTTTAGCTAAAGAACTTGAAAATATCTCAAAAATTTTAGAAATACCTCAAAGTGAGATAGTGGAAAGGGCTTTGGATTTTTACCTTGATTATATAGATGGAATGATTGCAGAGAAGGTAAGTAAGGGAATAAGAGAAGGAAAAATAAAGGTTAAAGATGCTGACGAAGTATTTAAAAGGTTAGGAATAGATGTATAA